A window of Tautonia plasticadhaerens contains these coding sequences:
- the pabB gene encoding aminodeoxychorismate synthase component I, whose protein sequence is MPEPDRPAFEPPIVIPIDLPADRLAMRVGEMPGAALLEGGPGFGDAGRWSILAARPAGMFDVPFLTMDRWRFAYRGMDEERQAIFPERWEFGRGDPLVGLDRLVDRLGLGRPVEEGPGGGDRPPFLGGLIGYLGYDLARWIERVPRKAPKEDAVPDLAFGLYDTFVAVDHRSGEAKLWVTNVLGESADRVDYRVRSWLEALRRPPRSLPRSGFEAPPTSNFSPEGYRGAVRRAVDYIHAGDIFQANISQRFTAIGRPEPLDLYRRLRHRSPSPYSAYLRFGEGRAVVSSSPELFYRTRGDHIITRPIKGTRPRGATPEEDRAMRAELVDSPKDRAELAMIVDLERNDLGRVCAFGSVRVTEPSVIESFETVHHQVATIEGRLRPGVGPIEVVRAVFPGGSITGAPKIRAMEIIDELEPSRRGVYTGAIGYFGAGGNAAFNIAIRTMVVEGPRVRYQVGGGIVADSDPQLEFEETMHKGRAMRDVLEGRA, encoded by the coding sequence CGATCGTGATCCCGATCGACCTGCCCGCCGATCGGCTCGCGATGCGGGTCGGCGAGATGCCCGGCGCGGCCTTGCTCGAAGGGGGCCCCGGCTTCGGCGACGCCGGGCGTTGGAGCATCCTCGCCGCCCGTCCGGCCGGGATGTTCGACGTGCCGTTTCTGACGATGGACCGATGGCGGTTCGCGTACCGGGGGATGGACGAGGAGCGGCAGGCAATCTTCCCGGAGCGTTGGGAGTTCGGCCGGGGAGACCCGCTGGTCGGGCTGGACCGACTGGTCGACCGGCTCGGGTTGGGTCGGCCGGTCGAGGAGGGCCCGGGTGGGGGCGATCGCCCGCCGTTCCTGGGGGGCCTGATCGGGTACCTCGGCTACGACCTGGCCCGATGGATCGAGCGGGTCCCCCGGAAGGCCCCGAAGGAGGACGCGGTCCCCGACCTGGCGTTCGGGCTCTACGACACGTTCGTGGCCGTCGACCACCGGTCGGGCGAGGCGAAGCTCTGGGTGACGAACGTCCTCGGGGAGTCGGCCGACCGGGTCGATTATCGCGTGAGGTCCTGGCTGGAGGCGCTGCGACGGCCGCCCAGGAGCCTGCCGAGGTCGGGATTCGAGGCCCCGCCGACCAGCAATTTTTCGCCGGAGGGGTACCGTGGGGCGGTCCGCCGGGCGGTCGACTACATCCACGCGGGCGACATCTTCCAGGCGAACATCTCCCAGCGCTTCACGGCGATCGGCCGGCCCGAGCCCCTGGACCTGTACCGGAGGCTCCGGCATCGGAGCCCCTCGCCGTACTCGGCCTACCTGCGGTTCGGGGAGGGCCGGGCGGTGGTCAGCTCCAGCCCGGAGCTGTTCTACCGGACCCGGGGAGATCACATCATCACCCGGCCGATCAAGGGGACGAGGCCCCGGGGGGCGACCCCGGAGGAGGACCGGGCGATGCGGGCCGAGCTGGTCGACAGCCCTAAGGACCGGGCCGAGCTGGCGATGATCGTCGACCTGGAGCGGAACGACCTGGGGAGGGTCTGCGCCTTCGGGTCGGTCCGGGTGACGGAGCCGTCGGTGATCGAGAGCTTCGAGACGGTGCACCACCAGGTCGCCACGATCGAGGGGAGGCTGAGGCCGGGGGTCGGGCCGATCGAGGTGGTCCGGGCCGTCTTCCCGGGGGGGTCGATCACCGGGGCGCCGAAGATCCGGGCGATGGAAATCATCGACGAGCTGGAGCCGAGCCGTCGGGGGGTCTATACCGGGGCGATCGGCTACTTCGGCGCGGGGGGAAACGCCGCGTTCAACATCGCGATCCGGACGATGGTGGTCGAGGGCCCCCGGGTCCGCTACCAGGTCGGCGGCGGGATCGTGGCCGACAGCGACCCGCAGCTCGAATTCGAGGAGACGATGCACAAGGGCCGGGCGATGCGGGACGTGCTGGAGGGCCGGGCATGA